Proteins co-encoded in one Paracrocinitomix mangrovi genomic window:
- a CDS encoding lysophospholipid acyltransferase family protein: MMMLIGTSVKVHGLENVNPKEHYIVAANHSSYADIPALFRALPLYLRFIAKVELKKVPFLGFYMRMSGMVFIDRSNSQKSQKSIEEAGEILHAGNSVVIFPEGTTIPGEDISRFKKGVVILGKETKTTILPVKIDGTYRAWPGDSHLKMRGGKVVVSIGKPIPYEEYKDMDDLEFQNKLREIVVGLS, encoded by the coding sequence ATGATGATGCTAATTGGAACAAGCGTTAAAGTTCACGGCTTAGAGAATGTAAATCCTAAAGAACACTATATAGTTGCCGCCAACCATTCTTCATATGCAGATATTCCGGCACTTTTTAGAGCATTGCCATTGTATTTGAGATTTATCGCCAAAGTAGAATTAAAAAAAGTGCCTTTTTTAGGATTCTACATGCGCATGTCAGGAATGGTATTCATTGACCGATCAAACTCTCAAAAATCTCAAAAAAGCATTGAAGAAGCAGGAGAGATTTTACATGCTGGAAACAGTGTAGTAATTTTCCCTGAAGGAACAACAATTCCTGGTGAAGACATTTCTCGTTTTAAAAAGGGAGTTGTTATTTTAGGAAAAGAAACCAAGACTACAATTTTGCCTGTAAAAATTGATGGAACTTACCGTGCATGGCCGGGTGATTCTCATTTAAAAATGAGAGGCGGAAAAGTTGTTGTTTCTATAGGTAAACCAATTCCTTATGAAGAATATAAGGACATGGATGATTTGGAATTTCAAAATAAACTAAGGGAAATTGTAGTTGGATTAAGTTAG
- the priA gene encoding replication restart helicase PriA: MSERITYFVDVILPLSIPNTYTYRVPFELNEEIDIGKRVIVPFGRAKYYTAIVKDVHEEVPKNYTVKYVEAILDDYPIVTDKQFQLWDWIAEYYLADLGDVMNAALPSNFKLASETKLSLHPEFDRAEGGLSDKEFLILEALQVQDELTLKEVAEIVQIKTIQPLIKSLIDKKCAIVSEELNAKYAPKYSTFVEIDERIQSSEELSIVLNELEQSSRNEKQVAALLKLVELSRWQKSDQRAVLRRELVKEGISESSLNSLAKKEIVDIYAAEVSRLEAHDQDIQEQKAFSDAQQIAYEEINASFTEKDVVLLHGVTSSGKTEIYVQKIQEAIDKGQQVLFLLPEIALTTQLINRLRKYFGDLVGVYHSKFNQNERIEIWNKVLQNDPNQFRIILGARSSVFLPFRDLGLIIVDEEHENSFKQYDPSPRYNARDIAIILGRLHRSKVLLGSATPSIESYFNAKENRYGLVTLTERFGGVKMPEIQCADLEKETKQKTMKSHFSSFLLENMETALEAKEQIILFQNRRGYTPLWTCEMCGWTPHCKNCDVSLTYHKSTSVLKCHYCGYYISPPSSCGACGSRKLKMIGFGTEKIEDELAIYFPEAKLQRMDLDTTRAKHAYSQIISDFENKEVDILIGTQMVTKGLDFDNVGLVGILSADQLLNFPDFRAFERAYHLMSQVAGRAGRKQKRGKVVVQTYEPNHWIIQKVMQHDYEGFYTQEILERRNFHYPPFFRIVVLKLRHKKIETLEVGAASLAKSLQAVFKDRVLGPEVPLVSRVRNYYLKNITLKFERDASAKKVKDIVKEKIDLFLADHDYRSIRIDIDVDPQ, from the coding sequence ATGTCCGAACGGATAACCTATTTTGTTGATGTAATTTTACCGTTAAGCATACCGAATACCTATACTTACAGGGTTCCTTTTGAGCTTAACGAAGAGATAGATATTGGCAAAAGAGTTATCGTTCCTTTCGGGCGTGCAAAGTATTATACCGCTATAGTAAAGGATGTTCATGAAGAAGTTCCAAAAAATTATACGGTAAAGTACGTTGAAGCAATTCTAGATGATTATCCCATTGTAACAGACAAGCAGTTTCAGCTATGGGATTGGATTGCTGAGTACTATTTGGCAGATTTAGGAGATGTAATGAACGCAGCATTGCCTTCTAATTTTAAACTTGCCAGTGAAACAAAACTTTCATTACACCCTGAATTTGACAGAGCTGAAGGAGGCTTAAGTGATAAAGAATTTTTGATACTTGAAGCATTACAAGTTCAAGATGAATTGACATTAAAAGAAGTTGCTGAAATTGTTCAGATAAAGACAATTCAACCATTAATCAAGTCATTAATTGATAAAAAATGTGCGATAGTTTCTGAAGAGCTCAATGCAAAATACGCTCCCAAATATTCCACATTTGTTGAAATTGATGAAAGGATTCAATCCAGTGAAGAACTTTCAATTGTATTGAATGAACTTGAGCAAAGCAGCAGAAATGAGAAACAAGTTGCCGCTTTACTTAAACTTGTTGAATTATCCAGATGGCAAAAATCTGATCAAAGAGCCGTACTAAGAAGAGAATTAGTCAAGGAAGGAATCAGTGAATCTTCATTGAATTCATTGGCAAAAAAAGAGATTGTTGATATATATGCGGCAGAGGTGTCAAGATTAGAAGCGCATGATCAAGATATACAAGAGCAAAAGGCATTTTCAGATGCACAGCAAATAGCTTATGAAGAAATCAATGCATCATTTACAGAAAAAGATGTAGTGCTTTTGCATGGTGTAACTTCTTCGGGGAAAACTGAAATTTATGTTCAGAAAATACAAGAAGCGATTGACAAAGGACAACAGGTATTGTTTTTGCTACCCGAAATTGCCTTGACAACTCAACTAATCAACAGATTAAGAAAATATTTTGGAGATTTAGTAGGAGTATATCATTCTAAATTCAATCAAAATGAGCGTATTGAAATTTGGAACAAGGTATTGCAAAATGACCCAAATCAATTTAGAATAATACTGGGTGCACGTTCAAGTGTATTTCTACCGTTTAGGGATTTAGGTTTAATCATAGTGGATGAAGAACATGAAAATTCTTTTAAACAATATGATCCATCCCCAAGATATAATGCACGAGATATTGCCATCATTCTAGGAAGGCTCCATAGATCAAAAGTATTACTTGGTAGCGCAACTCCTTCAATTGAATCATATTTCAACGCAAAAGAAAACAGATATGGTTTGGTTACCTTAACAGAGAGATTTGGTGGAGTTAAAATGCCTGAAATACAGTGCGCAGATCTTGAAAAGGAGACCAAGCAAAAAACAATGAAATCGCATTTTTCATCTTTTCTACTTGAAAATATGGAAACTGCACTTGAGGCAAAAGAACAGATTATTCTTTTTCAAAACAGAAGAGGTTATACTCCGCTTTGGACATGTGAAATGTGTGGATGGACTCCACATTGCAAAAACTGTGATGTTTCACTCACCTATCACAAGTCTACCAGTGTATTAAAATGCCATTATTGTGGGTATTACATCTCCCCTCCTTCTTCTTGTGGAGCTTGTGGCAGCAGAAAATTGAAAATGATAGGTTTTGGAACTGAAAAGATTGAAGATGAGTTGGCCATTTATTTCCCTGAAGCAAAACTTCAAAGAATGGATCTGGATACAACCAGAGCAAAGCATGCATATTCCCAAATAATATCTGATTTTGAGAACAAGGAAGTTGATATCCTAATCGGTACTCAAATGGTGACAAAAGGGCTAGATTTTGACAATGTTGGTTTGGTAGGAATATTAAGTGCGGATCAATTGTTGAATTTTCCGGATTTTAGAGCTTTTGAGAGAGCTTACCATTTGATGTCACAAGTTGCAGGAAGAGCAGGAAGAAAGCAAAAAAGAGGTAAGGTTGTAGTTCAAACTTACGAGCCTAATCATTGGATAATTCAAAAGGTAATGCAGCATGACTATGAAGGCTTTTACACCCAGGAAATCTTGGAGAGAAGAAACTTTCATTATCCTCCATTTTTTAGGATTGTTGTTTTAAAACTGAGGCATAAGAAAATTGAGACCCTGGAGGTAGGAGCTGCATCTTTGGCTAAATCTCTACAAGCCGTTTTTAAAGATAGAGTTTTAGGACCTGAAGTTCCTTTAGTAAGCAGGGTTAGAAACTATTATTTAAAAAACATAACTCTGAAATTTGAACGAGACGCTTCAGCAAAAAAAGTAAAAGACATTGTGAAAGAAAAAATTGATCTATTTTTGGCGGATCATGATTATAGATCGATTCGCATTGACATAGATGTAGATCCACAATGA
- a CDS encoding rhodanese-like domain-containing protein, producing the protein MNKKQIKITALALLGTFFMACGGEEATEENNEQTTTEEVEVTEEVEVTEDAGIAEDLDNATFNSYLIDKPGLLIDVRTAGEYEGGHIEGAINLDYTSGDFEAALDTLSKDQPIFVYCQAGGRSGMAKELLIGNHFPEVYNLQNGYGNWEK; encoded by the coding sequence ATGAACAAAAAACAGATTAAAATTACCGCTTTAGCTCTTTTAGGAACATTTTTTATGGCTTGTGGTGGAGAAGAAGCAACTGAAGAAAACAACGAGCAAACAACAACTGAAGAGGTTGAAGTTACTGAAGAAGTAGAAGTGACAGAAGATGCAGGAATTGCAGAAGACTTAGACAATGCAACTTTCAATTCATACTTAATTGATAAACCTGGTTTGTTGATTGATGTAAGAACAGCAGGAGAATATGAAGGTGGACATATTGAAGGAGCTATCAACCTTGATTATACGAGCGGTGATTTTGAGGCTGCTTTAGATACTTTAAGCAAAGATCAACCAATTTTTGTTTATTGCCAGGCTGGAGGAAGAAGCGGTATGGCCAAAGAATTGTTGATTGGAAATCACTTCCCTGAAGTTTACAACCTTCAAAACGGTTACGGAAACTGGGAAAAATAA
- a CDS encoding outer membrane beta-barrel protein encodes MKRKLFTGILALMAAFTMNTASAQVEQGNFIIDPYYGYPNFSKGFLGQAGVESDLESTVDSDVTNAKLTGLGPCGIRLEYMLADQFGLGVDFIYNSVGVKGNYTVTDSLGNQTTYEASANMQRFRVQLRFNYHFVQTEHFDAYAGVGAGSNTRLWKATSTDPNFTNTSAPGQLLPVSLRLALGARYYFIPNLGLNAEIGLGGPVLSGGISVKI; translated from the coding sequence ATGAAAAGAAAGTTATTCACTGGTATATTGGCACTTATGGCTGCTTTCACAATGAATACAGCAAGTGCACAAGTTGAGCAAGGAAATTTTATTATTGACCCTTACTATGGTTATCCAAACTTCTCAAAAGGATTTTTAGGACAAGCTGGAGTAGAGTCAGATTTAGAGTCTACTGTTGATTCAGATGTTACTAACGCAAAATTAACCGGTTTAGGGCCTTGTGGTATTCGTTTAGAATATATGTTGGCTGATCAATTCGGTTTAGGAGTTGATTTTATCTATAACTCAGTTGGAGTTAAGGGGAATTATACAGTGACAGATTCTTTAGGAAATCAAACAACTTATGAAGCTTCTGCTAACATGCAAAGATTCAGAGTACAATTGAGATTTAACTATCACTTTGTACAAACTGAGCACTTTGATGCTTATGCTGGAGTAGGAGCTGGATCAAATACTAGATTGTGGAAGGCAACTTCTACAGATCCTAATTTCACTAATACTTCAGCACCAGGTCAATTGTTGCCTGTTTCTTTGAGATTAGCTTTAGGAGCTAGATATTATTTCATTCCAAATCTTGGTTTAAATGCTGAGATTGGTTTAGGTGGTCCTGTACTTTCAGGAGGTATCTCTGTGAAGATCTAA
- the radC gene encoding RadC family protein: MSNYLSIKKLAADDRPREKLRDKGATSLSNAEIIAILIGSGNADESAVQLSQRLLSDVGNDLNKLARLSVKDLMKYKGIGEAKAITIAAALEMGRRRKPEQFDAEKSIKGAKDVYETVKHLFQDKEHEEFYAVLLSRANKIKSIEMISMGGVSGTVADGKIIYKKALENTASGIILCHNHPSGNLNPSQSDITLTKKLIEFGKFIDIMVLDHLIVTDAGYYSFADEGLM, encoded by the coding sequence ATGTCTAATTATCTGTCTATAAAGAAACTGGCTGCTGATGATAGGCCAAGAGAGAAACTAAGGGATAAAGGTGCTACCAGTTTATCTAATGCTGAAATAATCGCCATTTTAATTGGTTCAGGTAATGCAGATGAATCTGCTGTTCAATTAAGTCAACGCTTATTAAGTGATGTTGGAAATGATTTGAATAAGCTGGCACGATTATCTGTTAAAGACTTAATGAAGTATAAAGGAATTGGAGAGGCAAAGGCCATTACAATTGCTGCAGCTTTAGAAATGGGCAGGAGAAGAAAACCAGAGCAGTTTGATGCTGAAAAATCAATCAAAGGAGCAAAGGATGTTTATGAAACCGTTAAACACCTTTTTCAAGATAAAGAACATGAAGAGTTTTATGCTGTTTTGTTGAGTAGGGCAAACAAAATAAAGTCTATTGAAATGATATCAATGGGTGGGGTAAGTGGAACAGTCGCAGACGGAAAAATTATCTATAAAAAAGCCTTAGAAAATACAGCTTCAGGAATTATTCTTTGTCACAATCATCCATCAGGAAACCTAAATCCAAGCCAATCAGATATTACTTTGACAAAAAAGTTGATTGAGTTTGGAAAGTTCATTGATATTATGGTTTTAGACCATCTTATTGTCACTGATGCAGGTTATTATAGTTTTGCTGACGAAGGATTAATGTAA
- the wecB gene encoding non-hydrolyzing UDP-N-acetylglucosamine 2-epimerase, with protein sequence MKIVSIIGARPQIIKSAAITRYINENLSDEIEEVVLHTGQHYDENMSGQFFKELNLPQPVHNLHIGGMSNADQVAEMMNGISNILEKEKPNAVLVYGDTNSTLAGSLAANYAKIPLVHIEAGLRSFDKDMPEEVNRIISDQMSTLLFSPTHAGILNLKNEGFSIEINEDPDVNYPNVYHCGDIMYDNAIYYGDKASERDVISQFGLHNDFILATVHRPQNTDDPNRLNHIFRALYRLVSDRDMQLVLPLHPRTSSALEESLDKQLLEKIRAHEEFKLVEPLGYLEMIQLQKRASLVITDSGGVQKEAYFFKNPCLILRPVTEWKEIVENGNAVLCDADEDKIIRSYDVLKNKIDFTFPSLFGDGDAAKFICNEILSKIKC encoded by the coding sequence ATGAAAATTGTTTCTATCATTGGAGCTCGTCCGCAAATTATAAAATCTGCTGCTATCACCAGGTATATTAATGAAAACCTGTCTGATGAAATTGAAGAGGTAGTATTGCATACAGGACAACACTATGACGAAAACATGTCTGGTCAGTTTTTTAAAGAATTAAATTTACCACAGCCTGTACATAACCTCCATATAGGAGGGATGTCTAACGCCGATCAAGTTGCTGAAATGATGAACGGCATTTCAAATATTTTAGAAAAAGAAAAACCTAATGCTGTCTTGGTTTATGGTGATACCAATTCTACTTTAGCCGGAAGCCTAGCAGCTAATTATGCTAAAATTCCATTGGTTCATATTGAAGCAGGTTTAAGATCTTTTGATAAGGATATGCCTGAAGAGGTGAATCGGATAATAAGTGACCAAATGTCTACCCTTCTGTTTTCGCCAACTCACGCCGGAATTTTAAATCTTAAAAATGAAGGCTTTTCTATAGAGATAAATGAAGATCCGGATGTAAATTATCCAAATGTGTACCATTGCGGTGATATAATGTATGATAACGCCATTTATTATGGTGATAAGGCATCTGAAAGAGACGTAATAAGCCAATTTGGATTACATAATGACTTTATCTTGGCCACTGTTCATAGACCTCAGAATACTGATGATCCCAATAGATTAAACCATATTTTTAGAGCATTATACAGATTGGTGTCGGATAGAGATATGCAATTAGTGTTGCCGCTACATCCAAGAACTTCTTCAGCATTAGAAGAGAGTTTGGATAAACAATTACTTGAGAAAATTAGAGCTCATGAAGAGTTCAAATTGGTAGAGCCTTTAGGATACTTAGAAATGATCCAATTGCAAAAACGTGCCAGTTTGGTAATCACAGATAGCGGAGGTGTGCAAAAAGAAGCTTATTTCTTTAAAAATCCATGTCTAATTCTTCGTCCGGTAACTGAATGGAAAGAAATAGTTGAAAATGGTAATGCGGTTTTGTGTGATGCAGACGAAGATAAGATCATTAGATCTTATGATGTTTTAAAGAACAAAATAGATTTTACTTTTCCTTCATTATTTGGAGATGGTGATGCTGCCAAATTTATTTGTAATGAAATTCTATCTAAAATCAAATGCTAG
- a CDS encoding polysaccharide deacetylase family protein, which produces MLAVFSKSITERLKYVLNFCFTDKGIEVQLFDDQKQFEDYDGARLNYSSLPLDTDFAIDPSGLLFENDIDEDLELIEDEGELTIRESVDPLSVIFFIISRYEEYLPHEKDQHGRYLASNSQLYKLDLLKQPVADKLTKKLWIKLNLSYEHVQSKFELVPSFDIDVAWAYKNRPFWRKLGAFSKGKIAERLSVLLHLKKDPYDTYSTIMKIASELNRIICFVPLSDYGPNDKNISWKNEAYRSLIRGLNASGGVGLHPGYASHLNEDKLLNEKERLEEIVGHEMVKSRFHFLRFQIPDNYLMMYSLGFTKDYSMGYAEEVGFRAGTSFPFYFFDLKNNQQTNYLIFPFAYMDNTFKDYLKASPEEAIEEMKSLMDEVKNVGGVFMCIWHNHSINNKGEWAGWYQLLDETVKWSKK; this is translated from the coding sequence ATGCTAGCAGTATTCTCTAAATCAATAACTGAACGACTTAAGTATGTTTTAAATTTCTGCTTCACAGATAAGGGTATTGAAGTGCAGTTGTTTGATGATCAAAAACAATTTGAAGATTATGATGGCGCCAGACTTAATTACTCTTCATTGCCTTTAGATACTGATTTTGCAATAGACCCATCAGGCTTACTTTTTGAAAATGATATAGATGAAGATCTGGAACTTATTGAAGATGAAGGTGAATTGACAATAAGAGAATCTGTAGATCCATTGTCTGTTATATTTTTCATTATTTCCAGGTATGAAGAGTATCTACCTCACGAAAAAGACCAGCATGGAAGGTATTTAGCCTCCAATAGTCAACTTTACAAACTTGATTTACTAAAACAACCGGTAGCTGATAAATTAACAAAGAAACTTTGGATCAAATTAAACCTGAGCTATGAACATGTTCAATCTAAATTTGAATTAGTTCCTTCATTTGATATTGATGTAGCCTGGGCATACAAGAATAGACCCTTCTGGAGAAAATTAGGGGCCTTTTCAAAGGGTAAGATCGCAGAGCGTTTAAGCGTTTTACTTCATTTAAAAAAGGATCCATATGATACTTACTCTACCATAATGAAAATTGCTTCTGAATTGAACAGAATTATCTGTTTTGTTCCTTTAAGTGATTATGGTCCCAATGACAAAAATATTTCATGGAAAAATGAAGCGTATCGCTCTTTAATTAGAGGTTTAAATGCTTCAGGAGGAGTAGGCTTACACCCCGGTTATGCTTCACATCTTAATGAAGATAAATTACTAAATGAAAAAGAAAGATTAGAGGAAATTGTAGGACATGAAATGGTCAAATCCAGATTTCATTTTTTAAGATTTCAAATTCCTGATAATTATTTAATGATGTATTCATTAGGTTTTACTAAAGACTATTCAATGGGATATGCAGAAGAGGTTGGATTCAGAGCCGGAACATCTTTTCCTTTTTACTTTTTTGATTTAAAAAATAATCAACAAACAAACTACCTGATCTTTCCTTTTGCCTACATGGATAATACCTTTAAAGATTACCTAAAAGCTAGTCCCGAAGAGGCAATCGAAGAAATGAAATCATTGATGGATGAAGTTAAAAATGTAGGTGGAGTATTCATGTGCATTTGGCATAATCATTCAATAAACAATAAAGGAGAATGGGCTGGTTGGTATCAACTGTTAGATGAAACTGTAAAATGGAGCAAAAAATAG
- a CDS encoding ABC transporter substrate-binding protein, with protein sequence MEQKIVLVLLGFLFFSCVNHQSANEKENEFWTSTTDSIHFKYAQGITITTRSNGFDIISKSHSDNTYYKDHLFLPFHHELEYPKLAKVVYADFEKVCCQSSTHLSFINQLNELDKVKGVCGFQYIINQEIRSKLEDNEIKELCLGESTQLETVLSIDPDIYFVYPFNATEVEDLEAKNVNTFMIGEYLENDPLARLEWIKFFGLIFNKLDDAEAYFKTTEDAYNKLKMDKIDPEKQFFMNLPYGENWDAPSVNSLIVKLINDAGLDYCFKDEVGTENIVKSKEEMWQTGAKMPYWIIIASRPLDYSLADLVAEEEVYGTFKSVQEGKVIFCNTSNSEYFTKGVLEPHIMLQEIKAAVNGDVQFAENYQYFTLLK encoded by the coding sequence ATGGAGCAAAAAATAGTTTTAGTACTTCTTGGCTTCTTGTTTTTTTCATGCGTTAACCATCAATCAGCAAATGAAAAAGAAAATGAATTTTGGACATCTACTACTGATTCTATTCATTTTAAATACGCACAGGGAATTACAATTACTACTCGTTCAAATGGTTTTGATATAATTTCAAAAAGTCATTCTGATAATACCTACTATAAAGATCACTTGTTTTTACCCTTCCATCATGAGCTAGAGTATCCTAAACTAGCAAAAGTGGTTTATGCAGATTTTGAAAAGGTTTGTTGTCAATCCAGTACTCACCTTTCATTTATCAATCAGTTAAATGAATTAGACAAAGTAAAGGGGGTATGTGGATTTCAATACATCATTAATCAAGAAATCAGGTCAAAATTAGAAGATAATGAAATTAAAGAACTGTGTTTAGGAGAAAGTACACAACTGGAAACTGTACTCTCGATTGATCCTGATATTTATTTCGTTTACCCTTTCAACGCGACAGAAGTTGAGGATTTGGAAGCTAAAAATGTCAATACTTTTATGATTGGCGAGTACCTAGAAAATGATCCATTGGCCAGATTAGAGTGGATTAAATTTTTTGGATTAATTTTTAATAAACTAGATGATGCAGAAGCTTATTTTAAAACTACTGAGGATGCATACAATAAGTTAAAGATGGATAAAATTGATCCCGAAAAACAGTTCTTCATGAATTTACCTTACGGTGAAAATTGGGACGCTCCATCTGTAAATTCATTGATTGTGAAGTTAATAAATGATGCCGGTTTAGATTATTGTTTTAAAGATGAAGTAGGAACAGAGAACATTGTCAAGTCTAAAGAAGAAATGTGGCAAACCGGTGCAAAAATGCCATATTGGATAATAATAGCCAGTCGTCCTTTGGATTATTCTTTAGCAGATTTAGTAGCTGAAGAAGAAGTTTATGGTACTTTCAAATCTGTCCAAGAAGGGAAAGTTATTTTTTGCAACACCAGTAATTCAGAGTATTTTACAAAAGGTGTGTTAGAACCTCACATAATGCTGCAAGAAATCAAAGCTGCAGTGAATGGAGATGTTCAATTTGCAGAGAACTATCAGTATTTTACCTTGCTCAAATAA
- a CDS encoding FecCD family ABC transporter permease, with protein MNFKRDIIIIVTVIVLIVLLFVSNLYLGDADIPLGDVFSILSGGNAENEAWSYIVEYRLNRSIIAVFGGGALAISGLILQVFFRNPLAGPGVLGITSGASLGVALVILGGGAFVNALGGTAVLLFGALGAIGVLFLLLFLSKYIKNQVTLLVIGLMISYFTSAFVNMLYLWSNQEQTREFVIWGLGSFEGLSSNQVLAFTSTIVVFLALSILMIKGLNALVLGEDYARSLGIDLKLQKTLMIVVTSVLAAVVTTYCGPISFIGIAVPQLIRIGVKNNNHAFMLPAAFLGGALLGLTADIIVRSVGNALPLNTVTALIGAPIIIWTIIKMNKRLAGM; from the coding sequence TTGAATTTTAAAAGAGACATCATCATAATTGTAACTGTAATTGTGCTTATTGTACTTTTATTTGTGTCCAATTTATATTTGGGTGATGCTGATATTCCCTTAGGAGATGTCTTTTCAATATTAAGTGGAGGAAATGCAGAGAATGAAGCTTGGTCATACATTGTTGAGTATAGATTAAACAGATCAATTATTGCAGTTTTTGGAGGTGGTGCTTTAGCCATTTCAGGATTGATTTTGCAAGTTTTCTTTAGAAATCCATTAGCCGGACCTGGAGTTTTAGGAATTACATCAGGAGCCTCACTTGGTGTTGCCTTGGTAATTCTTGGAGGAGGAGCTTTTGTTAATGCTTTGGGCGGAACAGCTGTTTTATTGTTTGGCGCTTTAGGAGCAATAGGCGTTTTATTTCTATTGTTGTTTTTATCCAAGTACATAAAAAACCAGGTAACGCTACTCGTCATTGGTTTGATGATATCTTACTTTACTTCAGCATTTGTCAATATGTTGTATTTATGGTCTAACCAAGAACAAACAAGAGAATTTGTGATTTGGGGACTAGGAAGTTTTGAAGGACTAAGTTCTAATCAAGTGTTAGCCTTTACTTCAACAATTGTTGTCTTTTTAGCCTTATCAATTTTGATGATAAAAGGCCTCAATGCTTTGGTCTTAGGAGAAGATTATGCAAGATCATTGGGAATTGATCTTAAATTACAAAAGACTTTAATGATTGTGGTGACAAGTGTATTAGCTGCTGTAGTTACAACTTATTGCGGTCCCATTAGTTTTATAGGGATTGCTGTTCCTCAGCTAATCAGAATAGGTGTTAAAAATAACAACCACGCATTTATGTTACCTGCTGCATTTTTAGGTGGAGCACTTTTGGGATTAACAGCTGATATTATTGTTAGAAGTGTAGGAAACGCATTACCACTAAATACTGTAACTGCACTTATAGGGGCACCAATTATTATTTGGACAATAATTAAAATGAATAAGCGACTTGCTGGAATGTAA
- a CDS encoding ABC transporter ATP-binding protein has protein sequence MLECKNISLKAGDKALFTASELLLNAGLYALVGRNGTGKSTFLRTIAGELSTDGTILLNGNNIEEIGLKQMAFQISIVKSRAQLFGDFNVRNILMLGRLPYQKMLAIPSKEDNQKVDKVANDLGLVDLLEKNYNLLSDGEKQMVMVARAFVQDTPVILLDEPAAFLDLVNRKELLDHLKRLAAQENKLIIFATHHIEVLPNYCDGVMLIHNKKLSLLKDKSKFVDTINQAFELN, from the coding sequence TTGCTGGAATGTAAAAACATATCGTTAAAAGCAGGAGATAAAGCTCTCTTTACAGCATCCGAATTATTGCTTAATGCCGGATTGTACGCACTTGTTGGGCGAAATGGAACAGGAAAATCTACCTTTTTAAGGACTATTGCAGGAGAGCTTAGCACGGATGGGACAATTTTATTGAATGGAAACAATATAGAGGAGATAGGGTTGAAGCAAATGGCATTTCAAATAAGTATTGTAAAATCTCGTGCACAATTGTTTGGAGATTTTAATGTTCGAAATATTCTCATGTTAGGCCGATTACCTTATCAAAAAATGTTGGCCATTCCTTCAAAAGAGGATAATCAAAAGGTGGATAAAGTAGCTAATGATTTAGGTCTTGTTGATCTTTTAGAAAAGAACTATAACCTTTTAAGTGACGGGGAAAAACAAATGGTGATGGTGGCTAGAGCATTTGTACAGGATACTCCCGTGATTTTGTTGGACGAGCCCGCAGCATTTCTGGATTTGGTGAATAGAAAGGAATTATTGGATCATTTGAAAAGATTGGCTGCACAAGAAAACAAGCTAATCATTTTTGCTACTCATCACATTGAGGTATTACCAAATTACTGTGATGGCGTGATGTTAATTCACAATAAAAAGTTATCTCTATTGAAGGATAAAAGTAAGTTTGTAGATACTATAAATCAGGCATTTGAATTAAATTGA